The following are from one region of the Halarcobacter sp. genome:
- a CDS encoding YceI family protein, translated as MNFLGKLILGMFLGFSLVNATPFMLDKSHSEVGFSVKHLMISNVKGDFTDYDGEIDFDLDSKTFNKLNAVIKATSIDTGIEKRDNHLRSADFFYAEKFPNIIFNMKSYKDGKVIGDLTMRGVTKEVTLEVEELASVKDFKGNNRIGFSLTGKVNRIDYGLKWNKALEFGGVAVSEEVKLQIEVEAIEK; from the coding sequence ATGAATTTTTTAGGTAAGTTGATTTTAGGGATGTTTTTAGGTTTTTCATTAGTTAATGCAACACCATTTATGTTGGATAAATCACATAGTGAAGTTGGATTTTCTGTTAAACACTTAATGATTTCAAATGTAAAAGGGGATTTTACAGATTATGATGGTGAAATCGATTTTGATTTAGATTCGAAAACATTTAATAAATTAAATGCAGTGATTAAAGCAACAAGTATTGATACAGGTATAGAAAAAAGAGATAATCACTTAAGAAGTGCAGATTTCTTTTATGCTGAAAAATTTCCAAATATAATTTTTAATATGAAGTCTTACAAAGATGGAAAAGTTATTGGTGATTTAACAATGAGAGGTGTTACAAAAGAGGTAACATTAGAAGTTGAAGAGTTAGCAAGTGTTAAAGATTTTAAAGGAAACAATAGAATAGGGTTTTCACTAACAGGAAAAGTAAATAGAATAGATTATGGTTTAAAATGGAATAAAGCCCTTGAATTTGGTGGGGTTGCTGTAAGTGAAGAAGTGAAACTTCAAATTGAAGTTGAAGCAATTGAAAAATAA
- a CDS encoding DUF692 domain-containing protein, with the protein MAKLQGCGLGLRSNFLLDVKKSDFQPDWWEVTPENWMHMPKIYEKAFEEAVFSRPTVAHGLSLSIGSAEKINKKFVKQIKEFLDRYNIEYYSEHLSFSSFNGKQSYELLPIPMTKKMVNIVSDKVKEVEDIIQRNLILENATYYYVPYAEMDEVDFINEVLEKSGAKMLLDVNNVFVNSVNHSFKARKFIDKLEKKHISYMHMAGHYFDEEANIRIDSHGMPICSGVWKLLEYTLKQIDSPVMIERDNNIPPLEELAKEYEAMKKIVQRVRYA; encoded by the coding sequence ATGGCAAAACTTCAAGGCTGCGGACTAGGACTTAGAAGCAACTTTTTACTTGATGTTAAAAAGAGTGATTTCCAACCAGATTGGTGGGAAGTTACTCCTGAAAACTGGATGCATATGCCAAAAATATATGAAAAGGCATTTGAAGAAGCAGTTTTTTCAAGACCAACAGTTGCACATGGCTTATCACTTTCTATTGGTTCAGCAGAAAAAATCAATAAAAAATTTGTAAAACAGATAAAAGAGTTTTTAGATAGATACAATATAGAATATTATTCTGAACACCTTTCATTTTCATCTTTCAATGGAAAACAAAGTTATGAACTTTTACCAATACCAATGACTAAAAAGATGGTAAATATCGTTAGTGACAAGGTAAAAGAGGTTGAGGATATTATTCAAAGAAATCTGATACTTGAGAATGCTACATATTATTATGTTCCTTATGCAGAAATGGATGAGGTTGATTTTATAAATGAAGTATTGGAAAAATCTGGTGCAAAGATGCTTTTAGATGTTAATAATGTATTTGTTAACTCTGTAAATCACTCTTTTAAAGCAAGAAAATTTATAGATAAATTAGAGAAAAAACATATATCATATATGCATATGGCTGGGCATTATTTTGATGAAGAGGCAAATATAAGAATAGACTCTCATGGAATGCCTATATGTTCAGGTGTTTGGAAATTATTAGAATATACCTTAAAACAAATTGATTCCCCTGTAATGATTGAAAGGGACAATAATATCCCACCATTAGAAGAGTTAGCTAAAGAGTATGAAGCAATGAAAAAAATTGTACAAAGAGTAAGATATGCCTGA
- a CDS encoding putative DNA-binding domain-containing protein, whose product MPELEKEVQIRFLDNLLDQNKSFDNSPIATYQKLVFQRYEEVLRNSFPLFIKEVDEKLFEDSIKKFMIETPSTPFLWKVPKDYIKFVKKNKLFENHKYLYELLYFDWIEIEIYMKEYSFSKQKKFSYKDTYKLSKSARIKKFKYDILNKEYTIKRENFVVIYYDFESNEVIYREINPLIYELLDRLNKKQTIGKILKEICIENEIDFKEAKKLLKEPLVELLLNKVFL is encoded by the coding sequence ATGCCTGAGTTGGAAAAAGAGGTACAAATAAGATTTTTAGATAATCTTTTAGACCAAAATAAGAGTTTTGATAACTCTCCTATAGCTACTTATCAAAAACTAGTTTTTCAAAGATATGAAGAGGTATTAAGAAATAGTTTTCCACTTTTTATAAAAGAAGTTGATGAAAAGCTTTTTGAAGATTCAATTAAAAAGTTTATGATTGAAACTCCTAGTACTCCATTTCTTTGGAAGGTACCAAAAGATTATATTAAATTTGTAAAGAAAAATAAGCTTTTTGAAAACCATAAATATCTTTACGAACTTCTTTATTTTGATTGGATAGAAATAGAGATTTATATGAAAGAGTATAGTTTTTCCAAACAAAAGAAATTTTCTTATAAAGATACATATAAGTTATCTAAAAGTGCCCGAATCAAGAAGTTTAAATACGATATTTTAAACAAAGAATACACTATAAAAAGAGAAAACTTTGTGGTTATCTATTATGATTTTGAATCAAATGAAGTTATCTATAGAGAGATAAATCCTTTGATTTATGAATTATTAGATAGATTAAATAAAAAACAAACTATAGGCAAAATTTTAAAAGAGATTTGTATTGAAAATGAAATAGACTTTAAAGAAGCAAAAAAGCTTCTAAAAGAGCCTTTAGTGGAACTATTATTGAATAAAGTATTTCTTTAA
- a CDS encoding diguanylate cyclase — MRILLLSILFFITTQILAKPITFTEEEKEFIKKNTLVKVGMMPDFAPFSYYTKNTPVGFEHELLNMISQRTGLVFEKTIAKWTTIYTAFKNKELDVITSISYKKFREPFTTFTSSYYDIPITIFVRDDFGDYVDIKSLIGKKVGVLKDVFYIEELKKVGDINLVYYDTYEELTRDLVYGKIDALMQNLTNINYFIKKNLYSNIKIASELILPNTKKEDLRLGVNPEKPLLASILQKALDSISSKEKEALVTKWIGSIKEYKGGHVELNKDERAYLNTKVIKYCINPDGLPFEGLNENGEHTGISSDYYSLFEKVLSAKFELIKTENWNESITYVKEGKCDMIALGMDTYERRKYLNFTSNYLNVPLVVATTVDVPFINHILDLQGEKIGIIKGDAFVKILRQKYPSLNLVEVEDIKEGLDKVKNGKLFGYIDTLASIGYEFQQKYFGELKIAGKIDETLKLSMAVVKDDTTLLNILQKTIDSLTKDIHREIFSKWIPIKYEKGVNYDLVWKVGLGSLLFILLVVYWNRKIIKTNKLLEIAQKDIEEKNKALEKLATTDKLTNLYNRRKIEELLELEINRNERFGHYFGLAIIDIDKFKEVNDTFGHQAGDKVLEELASILNTNRRKTDFVGRYGGEEFVIICPESDLEGTLKLMETIKNKISEYPFYRVKHKTASFGVTISKKGDTVKSILNRADIALYDAKNAGRDRIEYK, encoded by the coding sequence ATGAGAATTTTGTTATTAAGTATTTTATTTTTTATCACTACTCAAATATTGGCAAAACCGATTACTTTTACAGAAGAGGAAAAAGAGTTCATAAAGAAAAATACTCTAGTAAAAGTTGGTATGATGCCAGATTTTGCCCCTTTTTCTTATTATACAAAAAATACTCCTGTGGGATTTGAACACGAATTATTAAATATGATATCTCAACGTACAGGCTTAGTTTTTGAAAAAACAATTGCAAAATGGACTACAATTTACACAGCCTTTAAAAATAAAGAATTAGATGTTATAACAAGTATTTCATATAAAAAATTTAGAGAACCTTTTACTACATTTACAAGTTCATATTATGATATTCCTATTACTATTTTTGTAAGGGACGATTTTGGAGACTATGTTGATATTAAAAGTCTAATAGGGAAAAAAGTTGGGGTACTAAAAGATGTTTTTTATATTGAAGAATTAAAAAAAGTTGGGGATATAAATTTAGTTTATTATGACACATATGAAGAGTTAACTAGGGATTTAGTTTATGGGAAAATCGATGCTTTAATGCAAAACTTAACTAATATAAACTATTTTATCAAAAAGAATTTATACTCAAATATAAAAATTGCTAGTGAATTAATTTTACCAAATACAAAAAAAGAGGATTTAAGACTAGGAGTAAACCCTGAAAAACCACTATTAGCCTCTATCTTACAAAAAGCCTTAGATTCAATCTCAAGTAAAGAAAAAGAAGCTCTTGTAACTAAATGGATTGGTTCAATAAAAGAGTATAAAGGTGGACATGTTGAGCTTAATAAAGATGAAAGAGCATACTTAAATACAAAAGTTATCAAATACTGCATAAACCCCGATGGATTGCCTTTTGAGGGCTTAAATGAAAATGGGGAACATACAGGAATAAGTTCTGATTATTATAGTTTATTTGAAAAAGTTTTATCTGCAAAATTTGAACTGATTAAAACAGAAAACTGGAATGAATCAATAACATATGTAAAAGAGGGAAAATGTGATATGATTGCTCTGGGGATGGATACTTATGAAAGAAGAAAATATCTAAACTTTACAAGTAACTATTTAAATGTACCTTTAGTTGTGGCAACAACTGTTGATGTTCCATTTATAAATCATATTCTTGATTTACAAGGTGAAAAAATAGGAATTATAAAAGGTGATGCTTTTGTAAAAATCCTAAGACAAAAATACCCATCTCTTAACTTAGTTGAAGTAGAAGATATAAAAGAGGGTTTAGATAAAGTAAAAAATGGAAAACTTTTTGGATATATTGATACCCTTGCTAGTATAGGATATGAGTTCCAGCAAAAATATTTTGGAGAACTTAAAATAGCTGGGAAAATTGATGAAACATTAAAACTTTCTATGGCAGTTGTAAAAGATGATACAACCCTACTAAATATTTTACAAAAAACAATAGATAGTCTAACAAAAGATATTCATAGGGAAATTTTTAGTAAATGGATACCTATAAAATATGAAAAAGGTGTAAACTATGATCTTGTATGGAAAGTTGGTCTTGGTTCTTTATTATTTATACTTTTAGTTGTTTATTGGAATAGAAAAATCATAAAAACAAATAAACTATTAGAAATAGCTCAAAAAGATATTGAAGAGAAAAACAAAGCCTTAGAAAAGCTTGCAACAACTGACAAATTAACAAACCTATATAATAGAAGAAAAATAGAAGAGTTGTTAGAGTTAGAGATAAATAGAAATGAAAGATTTGGACATTATTTTGGTTTAGCAATTATTGATATAGATAAATTTAAAGAGGTGAATGATACTTTTGGACACCAAGCAGGAGATAAAGTATTAGAAGAGCTTGCAAGCATATTAAATACAAATAGAAGGAAAACAGATTTTGTTGGAAGATATGGTGGTGAAGAGTTTGTAATTATTTGTCCAGAATCAGACCTTGAGGGAACTCTAAAACTAATGGAAACTATAAAAAATAAAATCTCTGAATACCCTTTTTATAGGGTAAAACATAAAACTGCAAGTTTTGGTGTAACTATATCAAAAAAAGGTGATACAGTAAAATCTATTTTAAATAGAGCGGATATTGCACTTTATGATGCAAAAAATGCAGGAAGAGATAGAATTGAATATAAGTAA